The following are encoded in a window of Manihot esculenta cultivar AM560-2 chromosome 8, M.esculenta_v8, whole genome shotgun sequence genomic DNA:
- the LOC110619959 gene encoding probable LRR receptor-like serine/threonine-protein kinase At3g47570 produces the protein MTAHVGDFGLATFLLESSNYPSKSEAISVVLKGSIGYIPPEYGLNDQVSALGDVYSFGILLLEMFTGRRPTDDMFKDDLSIHKFVAMALPENAMDVIDPRMLDDETNEEKEIITTSNAQGNASRTQECVVSAMRIGVSCSSSSPRKRMAISSVINKLHDIRDSFLRSKSSRWKKYE, from the exons ATGACAGCCCATGTTGGTGATTTTGGATTGGCAACGTTCCTTCTTGAATCATCAAACTATCCCTCCAAAAGTGAAGCAATTTCAGTTGTATTAAAGGGCTCAATTGGCTACATCCCCCCAG AGTATGGATTGAATGACCAAGTCTCTGCACTTGGAGATGTTTACAGTTTCGGGATACTATTGCTGGAGATGTTTACAGGTAGAAGGCCTACTGATGACATGTTCAAAGATGATCTAAGCATTCACAAATTCGTTGCCATGGCTTTGCCTGAAAATGCCATGGATGTTATTGACCCAAGAATGCTTGATGACGAGACAAATGAAGAAAAGGAAATAATCACCACCAGTAATGCACAGGGCAATGCAAGTAGAACACAAGAATGCGTAGTCTCTGCCATGAGAATTGGAGTCTCCTGTTCTTCGAGCTCACCTAGAAAGCGAATGGCTATAAGCTCCGTTATCAACAAATTGCATGACATTAGAGATTCCTTTCTCAGATCAAAAAGCAGTAGGTGGAAGAAGTATGAATAA